The sequence AGGTAGAGGTTTTGGGGGGTGTAGTGCTCTTTGAGGTGGCGAATCGTTTCAATAGTTGGCGTAGGACAACCCTTTTGGATCTCAAAATCAATCACCGCCACCTCGGGGTGATGCTTGGTGAGGCGCCGCATCCATTCAAGACGCAAAGAGGCGGGAAAGAGCGTTCCTTTTTTAAAAGGATTGATAAAGGCGGGCACCACAAAGAGGCGCTCGATTGGGAGCTCTTTGAGGGCTTTTTCAATGATGGCGAGGTGACCTACATGGGGAGGGTCAAACGACCCTCCAAAAACAGCAATATTCAAAGGATGGGCTTAGAAGCTGGAGGCTCGAGTGAGTTTGGAGAATTTGACCCCTTTGAGTCCACCGATGGATAGGGCGATCTCCTCGATCTCTTTGGGGATTCCTTTGAGGATGATGGTCTCTAGGCAGTTGTGGTGATTGATGTGGACATGGGTGTTGCAGAGGATATGGATATGGCTGTTGTGCTGAATATCGATCATCTTTTGGTTGAGCTCTCGCTGGTGGTGGTCATAGACGATTGTGAGCACCCCTACGGCCTCCTCATCTCCCCCCCTCCCACTTCTCTTCGACCATCTTCTCTCGGATGAGGTCTCTTACAAGCTCAGAGCGAGAAGAGTACCCTTGGCTCACGATTTTGTTATCAAGCTCGGCGAGAAGGTTTTCAGGGAGCGAGACGGAGAATCGAATGATATTGTCCATGGATGGTATCCTTTGTGGAGGAATTTGGGTTTTTGTTCTAGGGTGATTCTATCCAAAAGAGGAGGAGAGGTGTCAAGGGGAGGGGTGAAAGTTAATCACCTCCTTAGAAAGGCTCGTGTAGAATCTAAACCTTTATCCAAAAAGGAGAGCAATGGGCGTAGAGTGGGCGGTGGCGTGGATAGCGGGGCTTCTATTTGGCTCTTTTTTAAATGTGGCGATTGTCCGCATCCCCGAGGATAGAAGTGTCTGCTTTCCCGCCTCGCACTGTCCGCACTGCCAAAAGCCCTTGCGATTTTGGCACAACATCCCCCTTCTTTCCTACCTCTTTTTGGGGGGGCGTTGTGCCTTTTGTCAAGCCAAAATCTCCCCTCTCTATCCTCTTGTTGAGCTTCTTTCGGCGTTTTTGGGATTGGCGGTAGTGATGAGGGAGGGCTTTGTTTGGCCGGCGCTGGCTTTAGGGGTGAGCTTTGGCCTTCTTTTGGCTCTCTCAGTGATTGACATCAAGACTCAAAAAGTCCCCGATTCTCTCAATTTCATCGCTCTTTTGGCCGCGCTTGCTTATGGGGCTTCTCTTGAGAGCTTAGAGGCGGCATTCATCATCGCAGGAGCGCTCACGCTCCTGCGCTTTGGGCTCTCTTGGATTCTCCATCAAGAAGCCATGGGCGAGGGGGATATTATCTTGGCTGCGACTATGGGGGCGATTTTGGGGGTGAAGCTCGCCTTGGTGGCGGTATTTGTGGCGGCGCTACTGGCATTGCCTGTGATGCTTCTTCTCTCCAAAAAAGATTCTAAAATCGCCTTTATTCCCTTTCTCTCCTTGGGGCTTTGGATCGTCTATGGGGGGCAGGATTGGATTTTGAGCTATTTGGAGTCGTGGTATGGGTAATCTCAAAAAATATCTCTTTGGGAGCTTTGCTCAGCTCTTTTTTCCTATTTTTGCAGTGCTCTTTTTTATCTCTTCGGTGATTCTTTTCATCAAGATTGCGGGGGTGACTTTCGTAGTGAAGATGAGTTTTGGAGAGCTTTTTGAGCTCTATCTCTACTCTTTGCCCACCATGATCTTCTTCACGATCCCTGTCACCTTCTTTAGCGCCTCCGTGATTTCACTAGCTAAGCTCTCTCAAGAGTATGAGCTTCCTGTGCTCTTTTCGCTAGGGATTGATCCGCTTAGATTCTCTAGACTCTTTTTTCCTCTCTCGCTTTTGGTCTCACTCTTCTTGTTGCTTGTCTCTTTGGCGCTGGTACCTCTCTCCAATGAGGCCTATGATCGATTCTTGGATCATAAAAAAAGTAGCGTCAATATCAACCTAAAACCCGCTGAATTTGGACAAAAGCTCGGAAATTGGCTCGTCTATGTGGGGGATATGGATGAGGGGGAGAAACGCTACAAAGAGGTGGTGATGTTCTCCTCGAATGATCTTGGACGAGAGAGCTTTATTTTGGCCAAAGAGGCGTTGGTGGAGAGCATGGAGGGAAATTTGGAACTCAAGCTCTTTAGGGGGAGTGCCTATTTTAAAGAAGAGCTTCACATCAAAAGGGTTGATTACGCCCAGATGCTCATCCGCGATTCGGCATTTAAAGAAGGAGGGGCTAGTCTAGGGATTATGGGCTACTGGAAGCAGGCCTTAGGCGGGGAGAAGGGGAGCGACAAGGTGCGCCGCAAGCTCTCCTCCTCCATCCTCATTTCGCTTTTTCCGCTTGCGAGCCTCTTTTTCATCCCTCTTTTGGGGATCATGCATCCTCGATTCCAGAAAAACTACTCCTATTTTTATGTCATTATCGCCACGGGAATCTTCTATGGTCTTGTCCATATTGCCTCTAACCATCTCCCTCTAGCGGGTATTTTTTTGATTCCGCTGATTTGGCTGGGGGTGGGCTATGGGCTCTATAGACGCTTCATCGCGCCCTATTTTTAGCCCTATGCCCACGCTGCTTGCGTTCTTGGAATATGACGGGAGTGCTTTTTTTGGCTCTCAAATACAAAAAGAGGAACCTAGCGTGGCGTTAGCCTTGCAGAGGGGTCTAAAGAGCATGGGAATCGCCTCTAAAGTGCGTTTTAGCGGTCGAACCGACAGGGGGGTGCACGCCACTAGGCAGGCGGTGAGCTTTGAGGTGCCCTATAAGAAGAGCGATTGGGGTTACTTCAAAGAGGAGCTCAACAAGAAGCTCTTCCCTTATTTGCGAGTGCGCCGACTCTATCCTATAAGAGAGGGGCTTGACCCTAGATTCGAGGCAAAGAGTCGAGCCTATCGATACCTTCTCTCTGAGGAGCCTTTGAGTGCTTTTGCTTCTCGATATGTCACCCACGCGCACCTAGGCGATGAGCGTAAGATTCAAGAGGCGATGAAGCTTTTGGTGGGGTGGCACGATTTTGCGCTTTTTAAAAAGAGCGGCAGCCAAGAGAAGAGCACCCTAAGAGAGATGAGGCGTTGCTGGCTCTATCGCTATCGATCCTACTGGGTTTTCTATTTTGAGGCCAATGGATTTTTGAGGCTTCAGATTCGTCTTTTGGTGGGCGCGCTTTTAAAGGTGGGAAGAGGAGAGATGAGTCTAGAGGAGTTTAAAGAACAGCTAGAGGCCAAGAGACGCTTCTTTTGCGAGGGGGCTCCACCCTATGGACTCTATCTTTGCAAAGTGAGCTTTGAATCATCGATTTGGGAGGTGAGAGATCGAAACCATTGATTTTTATACGATTTTAACGATCGCTTTTTTGGGTAGTTTTGGGCATTGTGTGGGGATGTGCGGAGGAATCGTGCTCGCCTACTCGAGTGCCAAACTTGACCCTCTGACTCCTTGGCTCAAACAGGGATTCTCTCACGCCCTCTATGGAGCAGGAAGGGTCACCTCCTATATGCTTATCGGAGCTTTTTCGGGAGCTTTGGGGGCGGTGGTGGCCGCCACTCCTTTGCAAAGAGGGATTCTTTTTGTGCTCACGGGGATTTTGATGACGCTCTTTGGACTCTCCATTGCGGGTCGTCCTAATTGGCTTGCTTCGATTGAATACTCCGTCTCGGGCACGAAATGGTTCAAAGAGCTTTTTGGAAGGCTCATTCGCAGCTCCTCTCTTGGAAGCTTCTATCTTCTTGGGGTGCTTAATGGATTTCTTCCGTGCGGGTTTGTCTACTTTTTTGCGATCACGGCTGCCTCCACTGCTTCGCTCTTTTATGGGGCGGTGGTGATGGGGATTTTTGGGCTCGCCACCATTCCGGCCCTCTTTTTGGTTGGCTCTTTGGTGGGGCTTATTAAGAGTAGCTCATGGCGCACGCTATTCATGAAATTTTCAGCTTTGCTTGTTTTTCTCTTTGGAATCTACACTGCGATCAAGGGTTACTATCTCATTGTCGATCCTAGCGGGATTAATACTCCTGCGCTTTTTGGGTGTACCGTATGCTAAAAAAAGCCCTTTTTTTGGATCGTGATGGAGTGCTCAATATCGACACGGGTTATCTTTATGAGCCCAAGGATTGGCGTTTTATGCCGGGAATCTTTGAAGTTCTGCGATGGTTTAAAGAGCGCGATTTTTTACTTCTTTTGGTGACTAATCAATCAGGAATCCATCGAGGCTACTACACGATGAGCGACTTTATTGAGGTTTCGCTTTTTATGCAGAGAGAGCTAAAGAGGGAGCTTGGCTTTGGGCTAGATCAAATCTATTTTTGTCCACACACTCCCAAGGAGGAGTGCTCTTGTCGCAAGCCTCTCTCAGGGATGATTTTGCAGGGAATCAAAGAGTTTGATTTGAGCGCTTCTGATTCTTGGCTTTTGGGCGACAAGTCTAGCGATATTAAAGCAGCCAAAGGCGCTGGTATCGGGCATAGCGTGCTTTTAAGCGCTCTAGAAGAGGAAGGAGAAAAGCCCACTTTTAGGGTCGATTCGTTATCTTGCCTGAGCCAAATTCTCCAAAACCATTCGTAGGTTATTTCTAAAAATCCATCCAAGCAAGGAGCCAAGATGCAATACATTGATGATAGCTTAGAGAATAAAACCATTTTAATCACAGGCGGTGCAGGCTTTGTCGGGAGCAATCTCGCCTTCTATTTCCAAAAACACCACCCTAAAGCTAGGGTGATCGTCTTTGATAGCTTTCGGAGTGGCGAGATGTTCCCTGAGGGGAATCTTAAAAGTTTAGGACACTTCAAGAATCTCCTAGGATTCACGGGTGAGGTGATCGCGGGTGACATCAATTCACCGCAAGACCTCAAGCGCCTTGAGGCCTATCCTCTGGACTATGTTTTTCATGAGGCAGCGATCTCAGACACCACCGTGATGAATCAGGAGCTCATGATTCGGAGCAACACCAACGCCTTTAAAGACCTCCTCGATCTTTGCGTCAAGAAGGGAGCAAGCCTCATCTACGCCTCTAGCGCAGGGACTTATGGCAACACCAAAGCCCCTAATAGCGTGGGGGCCAATGAGGTTCCTGAGAATGTCTATGGGTTTAGCAAGCTCATGATGGATAATCTCGCCTACACCTACATGAGAGAGTATCCAAACCTACAAATCGTAGGACTTCGATACTTCAATGTCTATGGCGAGCGGGAGTTTCACAAGGGTAAGACCGCCTCAATGATTCTTCAATTAGGACTTCAGGCGCTAGAGCACCAAAGGGTGCGACTCTTTAAATTTGGTGAGCAGAAGCGGGATTTTGTCTATATCAAAGATGTAGTGCAGGCCAATGTTAAAGCCATGAAGAGCCAAAAGAGCGGAGTTTATAATGTGGGCTATGGCAAGGCGCGCACCTATAATGATATCGTTGAGGCATTGCGTGTGGAACTTGGAGCGTTTGAGGTGGAGTATATCGACAACCCCTATCGATTCTTCCAAAATCACACCGAGGCCAACATCGCCCCCACCAAGCAATTCCTTGGCTATGAGCCGCGATTCTCTTTGGAGGCGGGCGTGAAGAGCTACGTGGACGAGATCAAAAGAATCCACGAGGAGAATAAGAAGTGATTCTCTCCTCCTCTTTGAGACCGACGATCTTGGTGGTCGGCGATTTGATGATTGATCACTACATTTGGGGCGAGTGCGAGCGTATCTCGCCCGAGGCGCCAGTGCAGGTGATTGATGTGAAGCGCGAAACCAAAACCTTGGGGGGCGCTTGCAATGTGATGAGTAACCTCATCGCCCTAGAGGCTTCCGTGCTCTCTTGCGGAGTGGTGGGCGAGGATTTGGCGGGCAGAGAGCTGCTTGGCTTCTTGCAAGAGCTTGGAATGGAGAGCAAGGGAATCATCACGCAAAAGGGGAGACCCACCACCCAAAAGAGCCGAATCATTGCCTCGAATCAACAAGTGGTGAGGGTCGATTGGGAGAATAAAAGCCCCATTAGCGAAGAGTCAGAAGAGGCGATGATCGCCTACATTCGCTCTAAGCTCTCTTTGTGCGATGCGGTGATTCTCTCTGATTATGGTAAAGGCGTGCTCACTCCTAGAGTTTGTCAAACCATTATCCAGATGGCCAAGACGCTCCAAAAGCGCGTGCTTGTTGACCCCAAGGGGCGAGACTACTCCAAGTACCGTGGCGCCTCACTCCTCACCCCCAACAAAAAAGAGGCCAAAGAGGCTACAGGGATTGAGATCAACGATGAAGCAAGCCTCAAAAAGGCGCTTGAGTGCCTTAAGAAAGAGTGTGAGCTTGAGTTCTCCGTCATCACGCTGAGTGAAGATGGGATTGGAATCTTTGATCAAGCCCTAGAGCGCATCCCCACCATCGCCCAAGAGGTCTATGATGTCACAGGAGCGGGTGATACGGTGATCGCCTCTTTGGCGTATGGCTTGAGCTTGGGATACCCCCTTAGGGAGTGTGCCCTCTTTGCCAATGCGGCGGCGGCGGTAGTGGTCGGGAAGATTGGAAGTGCTACGGCGACTCATGGAGAGATCGCTGAATACCTCCACTCAAGCCACCAAGGAGAGAGCCAAGAGCGAATCTTAAGTCGTGATTCCATTCAGAAAATAGCCAAGCAGTGGCGCTCTCGTGGGCGCAAAATCGTCTTCACCAATGGCTGCTTTGATATTCTCCATGCGGGTCATGTTCAATATCTCCAAAAGGCCAAAGCGTGCGGAGATTGCCTCATTGTGGGACTCAATAGCGATGCCTCGGTCAGACGCCTCAAAGGAGAGTTAAGACCCATCAATTCCCAAGAGGATCGGGCTTTGGTCCTCTCTGGGCTTGAGGCGGTGGACTATGTGGTTGTTTTTGATGAAGAGACCCCCTATGAGCTTATCCGTGCCATAGAGCCTGATGTTTTAGTGAAGGGGGGCGATTACGAAGGGAAAGAGGTCGTGGGAAGCGATCTGGTCAAAGAGGTGAAGCTCATCGAGTTTTTAGAGGGCCGAAGCACCAGCGCGGTCGTGAAAAAAATCCAAGGATCCTAGTCATGCAAGATTTCATCCAAAAAGAGCTTGAAGCGCATATTCTAACCACCCAAGAGACGATGAAGCGACTCGCTCCGCTAGTGGAAGAGGTGGCTTCTTTGATGGTGGATTGCCTAAAATCAGGCCACAAGATTCTTCTCTTTGGAAACGGAGGGAGCGCGGCGGATGCTCAACACATCGCCGCTGAGCTCACGGGACGATATAAAAAAGAGCGGCGCGGACTTCCTGCTATAGCGCTCACCACGGATACTTCAGCGCTCACGGCCATAGGCAATGATTATGGCTATGATCGGGTCTTTTCACGCCAAGTGGAAGCTCTAGCGCATAAAGGCGATCTTTTGGTGGGAATCTCCACCAGCGGCAACTCACCCAATGTTCTGCTTGCCCTAGAGGAGGGGAGGCGAATCGGTTGCGTGTGCGTGGGACTAAGCGGACGCGAGGGGGGAAGGATGAATGAACTTTGTGATATCAACCTTGTGATTCCAAGTCACGATACCCCACGAATTCAAGAGATGCATATCACTTTGGCGCACATTCTTTGCCATCTTGTTGAGGAGAGGGCGATCGCCTAGGGGATGTTTTTCCAGCAGAGTCTTAGAGAGCTTCGCGAAGAGAGGGAGGAGAATCTCACCGATTCGCTTTTGGAGCGATTGCAAAAAGGGGGGATTGAGCTCTCATGGCTAGATTGGTTGCTTGGAGAGCGATCGATTTTCATCTGGCTCCCCAAAGGAGAGCTTTGGAGCGTTTTGGTGCATGAAGCGATATTAAACGACTCAACTTTTCACCGCCAAGGGGCTCCCTGTTATCACTTCACCCCTTGCGAAGAGATCAAAAGAGTGGCCAGTGATATAGAGCTCTCTAGGCGCTACTTAGCCAGCCTCCCTGGCGAGAATCGATTCGATTTTAAAACCATCTCCGGACGCTCGGAATTGCGCTTTTTTCGGGATAAACCCCTTGAGCCTTGCCCACTCTGTCTTGAAGCTTATAGAGGAGGAGGGGGAGGGCAAAAGCCATTGGATTTTAATGAAGTTCATGGTAAAAATCTAAGGAAATTCTATGGAAAAGAGCGAGAGAGGGAGTGGAATCGCCTCGCCTCAGAGTTAATCAAAATCCGCCACCACACTTGCGATATTTGCCAAAAAAGTCACCCCAAAGAATCTCTACACGTTCATTGGCGAGAAGATGGAAGAGTTGAGATAGTGTGTAAAAACTGCGAAAGAAGGATATAAATGGTCGAGCATATTTTCAAGCGAGATGGGCATGCTGAGAAGTTTCAGCCCTACAAGATCGAAGATGCTATCAAGAAGGCGTTTGAGAGTGTCAATGTCCGATATGATGATCGAATCTACACCAATGTGATTTTGGCGATTGAGAGCGAGAATCTCAATAGCGTTGAGTGCATTCAAGATCGCATTGAGCTAGAGTTTTTCAAGGCGGGCTATTTTGCCGTCATGAAGTCCTTCATGAACTATCGATTCCTCCATAAGATGCAACGAGAACACATCTATGGGCTCAGCGAGGATACCACTTATGTCAATTCGACCCAAAGCGTGGAGGAGTATATCAACAAAGAGGATTGGCGAATCAATGCCAACGCTAACACAGGCTACTCCAATGCGGGATTGGTGAATAACCTCGCGGGCAAACTCATCGCCAACTATTGGCTTGATAAGGTCTATAGTAAAGAGGAGGGGTATGCGCACCGAAATGGCGATGTACATATCCACGATCTTGACTGCCTTACGGGTTATTGCGCGGGATGGAGTCTGCGCTCGCTCTTAAACGAAGGATTTAATGGGGTGAGGGGGCGAGTCGAATCGCGTGCGCCAAAGCACCTCAGAGAAGCACTCGGACAGATGGCCAACTTCCTTGGAATCTTGCAGAGTGAGTGGGCGGGGGCGCAGGCGTTTAGCTCCTTTGACACCTATTTGGCTCCCTATGTTTTCCGTGATCAATTGGAATTTAAAGAGATCAAAAAGGCGATCAAGAGCTTCGTCTATAATCTCAATGTTCCTGCTCGATGGGGGCAATCGCCTTTTACCAATGTCACTATCGACTGGACGGTTCCAGCGGATTTGAAGGATCAGATTCCCACTCGTAATGATCGTCATCTCTTTGAGGATATTCAAGAGGACGCTCTTTTGGTGCAAGAGGCACAAAAGCGAGGGGCAAGCTCACTCCTCTCTATGACCTACAAATATTTTCAAGCCGAGATGAATCTGATCAATAGAGCCTTCTATGAGGTGATGACCGAGGGGGATAAGACAGGTCAACCCTTCACCTTCCCTATCCCTACGGTCAATATCACTGAAGATTTTGATTGGCATGGGGAGAACACCGACCTTCTCTTTGAAAACACTGCCAAGATTGGGAGTAGCTATTTTCAAAACTTTATTGGCAGTCAATACATTCGCAATGAGAAAGGGGAGCTAGTCGAGAATCCCGAGGCCTACAAGCCCAATGCAGTGAGAAGTATGTGCTGCCGCTTGCAACTAGACCTAAGAGAGCTTCTTAAAAGGGGCGGGGGTCTCTTTGGAAGTGCAGAGATGACGGGAAGTATCGGCGTGGTCACCCTCAATATGGCGCGTCTTGGATATCGATTCAGAGGGGACAGGGAGGGGCTGATGGCGGAGCTCACTAAGCTGATGGATCTTTCTAAAAGCACGCTAGAGAAGAAGCGCCAAGCGGTTACTGAGCTTTTCCATCGAGGACTCTACCCCTATACTAAGCGTTATCTGCCCGGATTCAACAATCACTTCTCCACCATCGGTGTGAATGGAATCAACGAGATGATTCGAAACTTCACCAACGATCAAGACAATATTTCCAGCCCTAGTGGCATGGCTTTTGCTACGGAGATATTGGAGTTTATGAGGGAGAGAATCCGAAGTTACCAAGAGGAGACGGGGAATCTCTATAACCTCGAGGCCACTCCAGCGGAGGGCACTACCTATCGTTTTGCCAAGGAAGACAAGAAGCGCTATCCTCAAATCATTCAAGCGGGGATGGAGGAGAATGTCTATTACACCAATAGCTCTCAGCTCCCTGCCAACTTTACGGATGATCCTTTTGAAGCGCTCACCTTGCAGGATGAGCTGCAGTGCAAGTACACGGGCGGAACCGTGCTTCACCTCTACATGAGGGAGAAGATCTCTTCGGCTGAAGCGTGCAGGAAGCTGGTCAAGACGGTGATCACCAGCTATAAACTGCCCTATATTACCATCACCCCCGTCTTTAGCGTCTGCCCTAAGCATGGCTATTTGAGGGGCGAGCATGAGTATTGCCCCCTATGTGATGAGGAGGCTTTGCTAGAGATTGAGCAGAGCCAGTGTTGCTAAGAGAAGTTTCAAGCCATTTAGACTAATATCCACCAAAGACCAAGAAAGGATCAAGAGATGACCGTTACCATGAACAGAAGTAAGTCCGAAGTGATTATCCCCGAAGAGAAGCGCACCAAGTGCATGGTTTACACCCGTGTAATGGGCTATCACCGACCTGTTGAGAGTTTCAATACAGGTAAAAAGGGGGAGCACAAAGAGCGACTCTTCTTTGAAGAATCCAAATGCCCTCTCCGCTCTTAACCTTGGCTG comes from Wolinella succinogenes DSM 1740 and encodes:
- a CDS encoding prepilin peptidase, translating into MGVEWAVAWIAGLLFGSFLNVAIVRIPEDRSVCFPASHCPHCQKPLRFWHNIPLLSYLFLGGRCAFCQAKISPLYPLVELLSAFLGLAVVMREGFVWPALALGVSFGLLLALSVIDIKTQKVPDSLNFIALLAALAYGASLESLEAAFIIAGALTLLRFGLSWILHQEAMGEGDIILAATMGAILGVKLALVAVFVAALLALPVMLLLSKKDSKIAFIPFLSLGLWIVYGGQDWILSYLESWYG
- a CDS encoding LptF/LptG family permease; the encoded protein is MGNLKKYLFGSFAQLFFPIFAVLFFISSVILFIKIAGVTFVVKMSFGELFELYLYSLPTMIFFTIPVTFFSASVISLAKLSQEYELPVLFSLGIDPLRFSRLFFPLSLLVSLFLLLVSLALVPLSNEAYDRFLDHKKSSVNINLKPAEFGQKLGNWLVYVGDMDEGEKRYKEVVMFSSNDLGRESFILAKEALVESMEGNLELKLFRGSAYFKEELHIKRVDYAQMLIRDSAFKEGGASLGIMGYWKQALGGEKGSDKVRRKLSSSILISLFPLASLFFIPLLGIMHPRFQKNYSYFYVIIATGIFYGLVHIASNHLPLAGIFLIPLIWLGVGYGLYRRFIAPYF
- the truA gene encoding tRNA pseudouridine(38-40) synthase TruA; its protein translation is MPTLLAFLEYDGSAFFGSQIQKEEPSVALALQRGLKSMGIASKVRFSGRTDRGVHATRQAVSFEVPYKKSDWGYFKEELNKKLFPYLRVRRLYPIREGLDPRFEAKSRAYRYLLSEEPLSAFASRYVTHAHLGDERKIQEAMKLLVGWHDFALFKKSGSQEKSTLREMRRCWLYRYRSYWVFYFEANGFLRLQIRLLVGALLKVGRGEMSLEEFKEQLEAKRRFFCEGAPPYGLYLCKVSFESSIWEVRDRNH
- a CDS encoding sulfite exporter TauE/SafE family protein, with the protein product MLTIAFLGSFGHCVGMCGGIVLAYSSAKLDPLTPWLKQGFSHALYGAGRVTSYMLIGAFSGALGAVVAATPLQRGILFVLTGILMTLFGLSIAGRPNWLASIEYSVSGTKWFKELFGRLIRSSSLGSFYLLGVLNGFLPCGFVYFFAITAASTASLFYGAVVMGIFGLATIPALFLVGSLVGLIKSSSWRTLFMKFSALLVFLFGIYTAIKGYYLIVDPSGINTPALFGCTVC
- a CDS encoding D-glycero-alpha-D-manno-heptose-1,7-bisphosphate 7-phosphatase, whose translation is MLKKALFLDRDGVLNIDTGYLYEPKDWRFMPGIFEVLRWFKERDFLLLLVTNQSGIHRGYYTMSDFIEVSLFMQRELKRELGFGLDQIYFCPHTPKEECSCRKPLSGMILQGIKEFDLSASDSWLLGDKSSDIKAAKGAGIGHSVLLSALEEEGEKPTFRVDSLSCLSQILQNHS
- the rfaD gene encoding ADP-glyceromanno-heptose 6-epimerase gives rise to the protein MQYIDDSLENKTILITGGAGFVGSNLAFYFQKHHPKARVIVFDSFRSGEMFPEGNLKSLGHFKNLLGFTGEVIAGDINSPQDLKRLEAYPLDYVFHEAAISDTTVMNQELMIRSNTNAFKDLLDLCVKKGASLIYASSAGTYGNTKAPNSVGANEVPENVYGFSKLMMDNLAYTYMREYPNLQIVGLRYFNVYGEREFHKGKTASMILQLGLQALEHQRVRLFKFGEQKRDFVYIKDVVQANVKAMKSQKSGVYNVGYGKARTYNDIVEALRVELGAFEVEYIDNPYRFFQNHTEANIAPTKQFLGYEPRFSLEAGVKSYVDEIKRIHEENKK
- the rfaE1 gene encoding D-glycero-beta-D-manno-heptose-7-phosphate kinase, producing MILSSSLRPTILVVGDLMIDHYIWGECERISPEAPVQVIDVKRETKTLGGACNVMSNLIALEASVLSCGVVGEDLAGRELLGFLQELGMESKGIITQKGRPTTQKSRIIASNQQVVRVDWENKSPISEESEEAMIAYIRSKLSLCDAVILSDYGKGVLTPRVCQTIIQMAKTLQKRVLVDPKGRDYSKYRGASLLTPNKKEAKEATGIEINDEASLKKALECLKKECELEFSVITLSEDGIGIFDQALERIPTIAQEVYDVTGAGDTVIASLAYGLSLGYPLRECALFANAAAAVVVGKIGSATATHGEIAEYLHSSHQGESQERILSRDSIQKIAKQWRSRGRKIVFTNGCFDILHAGHVQYLQKAKACGDCLIVGLNSDASVRRLKGELRPINSQEDRALVLSGLEAVDYVVVFDEETPYELIRAIEPDVLVKGGDYEGKEVVGSDLVKEVKLIEFLEGRSTSAVVKKIQGS
- the gmhA gene encoding D-sedoheptulose 7-phosphate isomerase — protein: MQDFIQKELEAHILTTQETMKRLAPLVEEVASLMVDCLKSGHKILLFGNGGSAADAQHIAAELTGRYKKERRGLPAIALTTDTSALTAIGNDYGYDRVFSRQVEALAHKGDLLVGISTSGNSPNVLLALEEGRRIGCVCVGLSGREGGRMNELCDINLVIPSHDTPRIQEMHITLAHILCHLVEERAIA